In one Chlamydia sp. BM-2023 genomic region, the following are encoded:
- the recF gene encoding DNA replication/repair protein RecF has translation MNILSLCIKNFRNYKDTEVSLSPKMNYIFGENAQGKTNLLEALYVLSLGRSFRTPHLIEAVSFGASYFFLEITFEQDGLSHTLSIYVDKQGKKILYDQAPIKTLSQLIGMVPIVLFSSKDRSLISGAPSDRRLFLNLLLSQCDSQYKHSLSYYHRALLQRNSLLKTRNTSTLSVWDEQLASLGAYLTISRYSCCQQLNNFVQELWNNSLSEHLLIKFKSSLIKQTTISQEAIAEELRRQLSSSLHRDLELGNTSVGPHREDFTLMINDLPVSQFSSEGQKHSLLAILRLAECLYIKRIHNVCPLFCMDDIHAGLDNQRISQLLSLAPTLGQTLMTSTNPPHQRFTDDSQVLFVKQAEISKYSTLNISNYY, from the coding sequence ATGAATATTCTTTCTCTGTGTATTAAAAACTTCAGAAATTACAAAGATACTGAGGTTTCCTTGTCCCCAAAAATGAATTATATTTTTGGGGAGAATGCTCAAGGGAAAACAAATCTCCTCGAAGCTCTTTACGTTTTATCCTTAGGCAGGTCCTTTCGTACCCCCCACTTAATAGAAGCTGTGAGCTTTGGAGCTTCATATTTCTTTTTAGAAATCACCTTTGAACAAGATGGACTTTCTCATACCCTATCTATTTATGTAGATAAACAAGGGAAAAAAATCCTTTACGATCAAGCCCCCATCAAAACTCTCTCACAACTCATAGGCATGGTGCCTATCGTGTTATTTTCTTCTAAGGATCGCTCTCTTATTTCTGGAGCACCTTCTGATCGCAGGTTATTTCTAAATCTCCTCTTATCTCAATGTGATAGTCAGTACAAGCACTCTCTTTCCTACTACCATCGTGCATTATTACAAAGAAACTCTCTCCTTAAAACCAGAAATACCTCAACCCTGTCTGTATGGGATGAACAACTAGCCTCCTTAGGAGCCTATCTAACAATAAGTCGTTATTCCTGTTGTCAGCAGCTTAATAACTTCGTTCAAGAATTGTGGAATAATTCTTTATCAGAACATCTACTTATAAAATTTAAAAGCTCATTAATTAAACAAACTACTATTTCCCAAGAAGCTATTGCTGAGGAACTTCGCAGGCAACTTTCCTCATCTTTACATCGTGATTTAGAATTAGGAAATACCTCGGTAGGCCCTCATCGCGAAGACTTTACGCTAATGATAAATGATCTTCCTGTATCACAATTTTCTAGTGAAGGCCAAAAACACAGCTTACTTGCTATTCTCCGGCTAGCAGAATGTCTCTATATTAAACGCATCCACAACGTATGTCCTTTATTTTGTATGGATGACATCCATGCGGGACTGGACAATCAAAGAATCTCTCAATTATTAAGCCTAGCCCCGACTCTTGGCCAGACCTTAATGACCTCGACAAACCCTCCTCATCAACGATTTACTGACGATAGTCAGGTACTTTTCGTTAAACAAGCTGAAATATCCAAATATTCAACATTAAATATTAGTAATTATTATTAA
- the dnaN gene encoding DNA polymerase III subunit beta, whose amino-acid sequence MKFVVSRNELGNLIKKVQSVVPQNTPIPVLTHVLIETCNDELVFTATDLTVSTRCVVKAKVYESGAISIPSKRFFQLVKELTEANLEISASTGEMAKITSGSSCFRLLSMGKEDFPMLPDIQNSVRFTLTTEQLKEMLQRTSFAVSREESRYVLTGVLLTIANGTITVVGTDGKRLAKTDTEISLDKTFVGDYIIPIKAVEEIIKICSEDAEATIFLDQAKIAVECGSTLLITKLLSGEFPDFSPVISTESSVQLDLHREELITLLKQVALFTNESSHSVKFTFTPGELTLTANCTKVGEGKVSMAVNYSGELLEIAFNPFFFLDILKHSKDELVRLGISDSYNPGIITDSTRSLFVIMPMRLHDD is encoded by the coding sequence ATGAAGTTCGTCGTATCCCGAAACGAGTTAGGAAATCTTATAAAAAAAGTCCAGAGTGTTGTTCCTCAAAATACTCCTATCCCTGTACTTACCCACGTGCTAATCGAAACATGTAATGATGAACTTGTTTTTACCGCTACCGATCTTACTGTGAGCACTCGCTGCGTAGTTAAAGCAAAGGTTTATGAATCCGGAGCTATTTCCATCCCCTCTAAAAGATTTTTTCAGCTCGTTAAAGAGCTAACAGAAGCTAATCTTGAAATCTCCGCATCTACTGGGGAAATGGCAAAAATCACCTCGGGCTCCTCATGTTTTCGCCTACTTAGCATGGGGAAAGAAGACTTTCCTATGCTTCCCGATATACAAAACTCAGTGAGATTCACTCTTACTACAGAACAGCTCAAAGAAATGCTACAGCGGACCTCATTTGCTGTTTCTAGAGAAGAAAGTCGCTATGTCCTTACAGGAGTATTGCTAACAATCGCCAACGGCACCATTACAGTAGTCGGCACTGATGGAAAACGCTTAGCAAAAACTGATACCGAAATTTCTTTAGATAAAACCTTTGTCGGAGACTATATTATCCCTATTAAAGCTGTCGAAGAAATTATTAAAATTTGCTCAGAAGATGCAGAAGCAACTATTTTCTTAGATCAGGCGAAAATTGCTGTAGAATGCGGAAGTACCCTGCTAATTACCAAACTACTTTCTGGTGAATTTCCTGACTTTTCTCCAGTGATTTCTACAGAAAGCAGTGTTCAACTAGACCTTCATAGAGAAGAGCTTATTACCTTATTAAAACAGGTAGCTCTATTTACTAACGAGTCATCACACTCTGTGAAATTTACCTTTACTCCAGGAGAACTCACCCTTACAGCAAACTGCACAAAAGTAGGTGAAGGAAAGGTGAGCATGGCAGTAAATTATTCTGGCGAGCTTCTGGAAATTGCCTTTAATCCATTCTTCTTCCTTGATATCTTGAAGCATAGTAAAGATGAGCTTGTTCGATTAGGCATTTCGGATTCTTACAACCCTGGAATCATTACAGATTCTACACGTAGTTTATTCGTTATTATGCCTATGAGATTGCATGATGATTAA
- the smpB gene encoding SsrA-binding protein SmpB — protein MTSKEIVSNRKALRNYEVLDTLEAGVVLTGTEIKSLRDHGGNLGDAYVAISKGEAWLLNASIAPYRFGNIYNHEERRKRKLLLHRYEIRKLEGKVAQKGITIIPLGMFLSRGYVKIRLGCCRGKKAHDKRQTIIAREKQREVESAMKRYR, from the coding sequence ATGACTAGTAAGGAAATAGTTTCTAATCGCAAAGCCTTACGTAATTATGAGGTTTTGGATACCTTAGAAGCTGGCGTGGTACTCACAGGGACAGAAATAAAGTCTTTACGGGATCACGGAGGCAACCTTGGTGATGCCTATGTGGCTATTTCTAAGGGAGAGGCGTGGTTGTTAAATGCAAGTATAGCTCCCTATCGTTTTGGCAATATTTATAATCACGAAGAGCGCAGAAAACGTAAGCTCCTCCTTCATAGGTATGAAATTCGCAAATTAGAAGGCAAGGTAGCTCAAAAAGGAATTACTATTATTCCCTTAGGCATGTTTCTTTCTCGAGGATATGTAAAAATCCGTCTTGGCTGTTGTCGAGGGAAGAAAGCTCATGATAAACGGCAGACCATTATAGCAAGAGAAAAGCAGAGAGAAGTAGAATCTGCTATGAAGCGTTATCGTTAA
- a CDS encoding FAD:protein FMN transferase gives MGKLSKILVIILFVWGIQGCSPKPTTLEGEKMTMPYRIVLGTSLGPSEIKEFKREIDSLFHVIDTVYNNWNTESELSKINRAPSGVAIPLSQELANFLLQIDLFYRISEGRFDPTLGKLKTLWLLHLKRHSLPNEENWRDCYEQSGWEKISIDFTKKTLTKNNSQLQLDLCGAVKGFAVDCLLEICQNFCPNSYVEWGGEIKTSGNHPSGRSWRIASSATPQILELSNTAVATSGNSHQQWSVEGRVYTHILDPHTGQPLELHEYPIICATVIHPSCAFADAMATVLMTFSTKAEAEAWAKANNIEAYINDNAS, from the coding sequence ATGGGAAAGCTATCAAAAATTCTCGTCATAATTCTCTTTGTTTGGGGCATTCAAGGATGCTCCCCAAAGCCAACAACTTTGGAAGGAGAAAAAATGACCATGCCCTATCGCATTGTATTAGGAACTTCTCTAGGTCCCTCTGAAATCAAAGAATTTAAAAGGGAGATCGACTCTCTCTTTCATGTTATTGATACGGTCTATAATAACTGGAATACAGAATCGGAACTCTCCAAAATTAATCGAGCCCCCTCTGGAGTAGCGATTCCTCTATCGCAGGAGCTCGCAAATTTTCTCCTGCAAATAGATTTATTTTATCGAATATCCGAAGGAAGATTCGATCCTACACTAGGAAAATTAAAAACCTTATGGCTACTACATCTAAAACGACATTCTCTTCCCAATGAGGAAAACTGGCGAGATTGTTATGAGCAGTCAGGATGGGAAAAGATTTCTATTGATTTTACAAAAAAAACACTAACAAAAAATAACTCTCAGCTACAGTTAGATCTCTGTGGAGCTGTAAAAGGTTTTGCTGTTGATTGTCTGTTAGAAATCTGTCAGAACTTTTGCCCTAACAGTTATGTAGAATGGGGAGGAGAAATTAAAACTTCCGGGAATCATCCTTCAGGACGTTCTTGGAGAATAGCCTCTTCAGCGACTCCGCAAATCCTCGAGCTCTCCAATACAGCTGTTGCAACTAGTGGAAACTCCCATCAACAATGGAGCGTGGAGGGAAGGGTATATACCCATATTCTAGATCCTCATACAGGGCAACCTTTAGAATTACATGAATACCCTATTATCTGCGCGACAGTTATTCATCCCAGCTGTGCTTTTGCCGATGCCATGGCTACCGTATTAATGACCTTCTCAACAAAAGCAGAAGCAGAGGCGTGGGCTAAAGCAAATAACATCGAGGCTTACATTAACGATAACGCTTCATAG
- the folD gene encoding bifunctional methylenetetrahydrofolate dehydrogenase/methenyltetrahydrofolate cyclohydrolase FolD — translation MLLKGAPVAERVLEQLKQEISSSPTPPGLAVVLIGNDPASEVYVGMKVRKATAIGMVSKAHRLPSDAPLTDILKLIDRLNNDPAIHGILIQLPLPKHLDSNAIIEAISPEKDVDGLHPINMGKLLLGQLGGFAPCTPAGVIELLNYYEVPLLGRHVAIIGRSNIVGKPLAAMLMQKNPSTNATVTVLHSQSKNLTEIVKSADIIVAALGVPLFVKENMVSPDAVVIDVGTSRVEADNARGYTLVGDVDFNNVVAKCHAISPVPGGVGPMTVAMLMKNTWESYQKFSS, via the coding sequence ATGTTATTAAAAGGTGCACCCGTTGCAGAGCGGGTCTTAGAACAGCTAAAGCAAGAAATTTCCTCCAGTCCTACCCCGCCAGGTTTAGCTGTAGTGCTGATCGGAAATGATCCTGCTTCCGAAGTGTATGTTGGAATGAAGGTAAGAAAAGCTACAGCTATAGGTATGGTCTCTAAAGCACATAGACTACCTTCCGATGCTCCCCTTACCGATATCCTTAAACTTATAGATAGGCTGAACAATGACCCTGCTATTCACGGGATCTTAATACAGCTACCCCTGCCAAAACATCTGGACAGCAACGCGATTATTGAAGCTATTTCTCCTGAAAAAGATGTTGATGGTCTTCATCCTATTAACATGGGAAAACTTCTCCTTGGGCAATTGGGGGGTTTTGCTCCTTGTACGCCAGCAGGGGTCATCGAATTACTCAACTATTATGAAGTTCCCCTTCTTGGACGTCACGTCGCCATCATTGGAAGAAGTAATATTGTCGGAAAGCCTTTAGCAGCTATGCTCATGCAAAAGAACCCTTCTACAAATGCGACAGTTACCGTATTGCATAGCCAATCCAAAAATCTTACAGAAATTGTAAAATCTGCAGACATTATCGTAGCAGCTTTGGGGGTTCCCTTATTTGTAAAAGAAAACATGGTTTCTCCTGATGCTGTTGTTATCGATGTGGGAACATCACGAGTTGAAGCAGATAATGCCCGGGGATATACTCTAGTTGGAGATGTCGATTTCAATAATGTTGTGGCAAAATGTCATGCGATATCCCCCGTCCCGGGAGGTGTAGGACCTATGACTGTTGCAATGCTGATGAAAAATACATGGGAAAGCTATCAAAAATTCTCGTCATAA
- the mreD gene encoding rod shape-determining protein MreD has protein sequence MDRLISFQCLCLSVLSFFICPQLYPDLRPIFFSPYLVANFYRLPKEEVLIHALLIGIFCDLGSSYLFGIHTFLYVATSAILHGMQKIFLKDKWLSVPIINIVFSLIFSYLSYPTLAFFNHTITWSTSSLLLDAKHTFMVGFTYSVIIYLLPCTITQGIRKMRVFLRSRSCY, from the coding sequence ATGGATCGGTTAATATCTTTTCAGTGCCTGTGTCTATCTGTGTTGAGTTTTTTCATCTGCCCTCAACTCTACCCTGATCTACGTCCGATCTTTTTCTCCCCCTACTTAGTAGCGAATTTTTATAGGCTGCCTAAAGAAGAAGTCCTAATTCATGCTTTACTCATCGGTATCTTCTGCGATCTAGGATCTTCCTATCTATTTGGCATTCACACTTTTCTTTATGTGGCAACCAGCGCCATTCTCCACGGAATGCAAAAAATCTTTCTTAAAGATAAATGGTTATCCGTACCAATTATCAATATAGTTTTCTCTCTAATCTTCTCTTATTTATCCTATCCAACACTTGCTTTCTTCAACCACACCATCACATGGAGCACATCTTCTCTGTTATTGGATGCGAAACATACTTTTATGGTTGGTTTTACCTACAGTGTAATAATTTACCTACTACCGTGTACAATAACCCAAGGAATCCGTAAAATGAGGGTCTTCCTAAGGAGTCGCTCATGTTATTAA
- the ltuB gene encoding late transcription unit protein LtuB — MSETKKKRSKKDLSRVIQKKTEQILNEPKKSKRKKSKFLISKDQKHLHHRAEEYDSLVRSLLDRQTQDPSRILIFSYQDGFVFTDINNFGKYSIKL; from the coding sequence ATGAGTGAGACAAAGAAGAAAAGAAGTAAAAAGGACTTGTCTCGGGTGATTCAGAAGAAGACCGAGCAGATTTTGAACGAACCTAAGAAATCGAAGAGAAAAAAGTCTAAGTTCCTTATTTCTAAAGATCAGAAGCATCTCCATCATCGCGCTGAGGAGTATGACAGTTTAGTGCGTTCTCTTTTGGACAGGCAGACTCAAGATCCGAGCCGCATTTTAATTTTCAGTTATCAAGACGGTTTCGTATTTACTGATATTAATAATTTTGGAAAGTATTCCATAAAATTATAA
- a CDS encoding phospholipase D-like domain-containing protein — translation MKKKIKPRLKIILTLGSLFILGTFLKSPSTDTFKTFLSSKEPVIYSNQCGDDSLKVLCDAIDSAHDELFVRIYNLTAPAVFTSFVNQANAGKAVSIHYQTMKRKNEFPKTSKVTLVEHPAEGRKLMHQKALAIDDKYAWLGSANYTINGLVKECNLIIGLKSPELCQYIKDETSGTCVINGQNAQYFSLPGDHGKALSAVLKVLKTAQKTIRIAMYALTYPPIFQELNEAQKRGVNVQLLVDKEFKKLSIHQIEALKNSNLVLGAKTTPYRLHHKFAVVDDKILIAGSTNWSEGGFNLNSEDLIILDNLTSKQIKKLNCIWADLETQCAIAYPPIEESKVIPLPKEKEAA, via the coding sequence ATGAAGAAGAAAATTAAACCTCGTTTAAAAATTATTTTAACACTAGGATCATTATTCATTTTAGGGACTTTTCTAAAGTCTCCCTCTACAGATACCTTTAAAACCTTCCTCTCTTCGAAAGAACCGGTTATTTATTCTAATCAATGTGGTGATGACTCTTTAAAGGTACTTTGCGACGCTATAGACTCCGCTCATGACGAGCTATTTGTTCGTATTTATAATCTTACTGCTCCTGCAGTTTTCACGAGTTTTGTAAATCAAGCGAATGCTGGAAAAGCCGTGTCTATTCATTATCAAACAATGAAAAGAAAAAATGAGTTTCCTAAGACTTCAAAAGTAACTTTAGTGGAGCACCCTGCTGAGGGTAGGAAATTGATGCATCAAAAAGCTCTGGCTATAGATGACAAGTATGCCTGGCTAGGATCCGCGAACTATACCATAAACGGGTTAGTAAAAGAGTGTAATTTAATTATTGGTTTGAAAAGTCCTGAACTTTGCCAATATATTAAAGATGAAACTTCAGGAACTTGCGTAATTAACGGTCAAAATGCGCAGTATTTCTCCCTACCTGGAGATCATGGAAAAGCTTTGTCAGCGGTATTAAAGGTATTAAAAACTGCGCAAAAAACCATACGTATAGCTATGTATGCTTTGACATATCCGCCAATTTTCCAAGAACTTAACGAAGCGCAAAAACGCGGTGTTAATGTGCAGCTTCTCGTGGACAAAGAGTTTAAGAAGCTCTCCATTCACCAAATAGAAGCTTTAAAAAATTCTAACCTAGTACTCGGGGCTAAAACAACGCCTTATCGCCTACATCATAAATTTGCTGTTGTAGATGACAAAATACTGATTGCTGGCTCTACAAATTGGTCCGAAGGAGGATTTAACTTAAATTCTGAAGATCTCATAATCCTTGATAACCTCACCAGTAAGCAAATCAAAAAACTTAATTGTATTTGGGCAGACCTAGAAACACAATGTGCTATTGCCTACCCTCCTATAGAAGAAAGTAAGGTAATTCCCTTACCTAAAGAAAAAGAGGCCGCCTAA
- a CDS encoding menaquinone biosynthesis decarboxylase — MSSLRRLVSLLRAQNDLIDIYAPVDPCLELAEIHRRVIENQGPALLFHNVQGASFPVLTNLFGTQKRVDQIFSRVPKDLIPQIVHLISSPPKLSQLWKKRQVLLRGLSLGLRRARFSKLPHHQMSSVDLHRLPMLTSWPEDGGAFLTLPLVYTESPSSKTPNLGMYRMQRFDKSTMGLHFQIQKGGGMHFYESEKKNQNLPVTVFLSGNPFLILSAIAPLPENISEILFCTFLQGEKLRYKRDPLTTHPLLYDSEFILVGEGISGTRRPEGPFGDHFGYYSLQHDFPTFKCKKIYHRKNAIYPATIVGKPYQEDFYLGNKLQEYLSPLFPIVMPGVRNLKSYGEAGFHSLTAAIVKERYWKESLATALRILGEGQLSLTKFLMVTDQIIDLDNFPLLLESLLSRMVPSRDLIVFSETSNDTLDYTGPSLNKGSKAIFMGVGPEIRDLPQNYRGKSIPSVTDLGIFCPGCLVLETSLKTSIDVLLNNPSLQPWPFIILTDDLTTTLSSNKDFLWKAFTRAAPATDLHVRFDAVVNHRPNYTFPIILNSLMKPHYPKEVEADDATIHKVSHRWNEYFKK; from the coding sequence ATGTCTTCCTTAAGACGTCTTGTTTCCCTTTTACGAGCTCAAAACGATCTTATTGATATCTATGCTCCCGTAGATCCTTGCTTGGAGCTTGCGGAGATTCATCGTAGGGTTATTGAAAATCAGGGTCCCGCTCTTCTATTTCATAATGTTCAAGGAGCTTCCTTTCCTGTTCTTACTAATCTTTTTGGAACTCAAAAACGTGTAGATCAAATCTTCTCCCGGGTTCCTAAAGATCTTATACCCCAGATTGTTCATCTTATATCCTCTCCTCCTAAATTATCGCAGTTATGGAAAAAACGGCAAGTATTGCTCAGAGGATTGTCCTTAGGTTTACGTAGGGCACGTTTTTCAAAGTTACCTCATCATCAGATGTCTTCTGTAGATCTGCATCGTTTACCGATGCTTACCAGCTGGCCTGAAGATGGTGGAGCTTTTCTCACCCTCCCTCTAGTTTATACAGAATCCCCGAGTTCGAAAACTCCGAATTTAGGGATGTATCGCATGCAAAGATTCGATAAAAGCACTATGGGCTTGCATTTCCAAATCCAAAAAGGTGGAGGAATGCATTTTTATGAATCCGAAAAGAAAAATCAGAATCTTCCTGTTACAGTATTTTTATCAGGAAATCCCTTTCTAATACTTTCAGCAATAGCTCCCCTTCCTGAAAATATCTCAGAAATTCTCTTTTGCACATTTTTACAGGGAGAAAAGCTACGCTATAAGCGAGATCCCCTTACAACCCATCCGCTATTATATGATTCTGAATTTATCCTAGTAGGCGAGGGGATATCTGGAACACGCAGGCCCGAGGGTCCCTTTGGAGACCATTTTGGTTATTACAGCCTTCAGCATGACTTCCCTACTTTTAAATGTAAGAAAATTTACCATCGGAAAAATGCGATTTATCCCGCGACTATTGTTGGCAAGCCTTATCAAGAAGATTTCTATTTAGGAAATAAGCTCCAAGAATATCTGTCTCCTTTATTCCCTATAGTCATGCCAGGAGTGCGAAATCTAAAAAGTTATGGAGAAGCGGGGTTTCACTCACTAACAGCTGCTATCGTTAAAGAGCGTTACTGGAAAGAGTCTTTGGCAACAGCATTAAGAATCCTAGGGGAAGGGCAACTTTCTTTAACAAAATTCCTAATGGTTACCGATCAAATCATAGACCTTGATAACTTCCCCCTACTTCTAGAATCATTATTATCACGAATGGTGCCTTCTCGCGATTTAATCGTTTTCTCTGAAACTTCTAATGATACCCTAGACTATACAGGCCCCTCGTTAAATAAAGGCTCAAAGGCTATTTTTATGGGAGTGGGTCCTGAAATCCGCGATCTCCCTCAAAATTATCGAGGAAAATCCATTCCTAGTGTTACAGATCTAGGAATTTTCTGCCCAGGCTGTCTCGTACTAGAAACTTCATTAAAAACCTCAATAGATGTACTACTAAACAATCCAAGCCTACAGCCCTGGCCGTTTATTATTCTTACGGATGATCTCACAACTACGCTGTCGAGTAACAAAGATTTTCTATGGAAAGCCTTTACACGTGCAGCTCCCGCAACAGATTTGCATGTACGTTTCGACGCGGTTGTTAATCATCGCCCAAACTATACCTTTCCGATTATTCTTAATTCATTAATGAAGCCTCATTATCCCAAAGAAGTCGAAGCCGACGATGCAACTATTCACAAAGTTTCCCATCGCTGGAACGAATACTTCAAAAAATAA
- the rpmB gene encoding 50S ribosomal protein L28, translated as MSRKCPLTGKRPRRGNSYTIRGIAKKKKGIGLKVTGKTRRRFFPNMVTKRLWSTEENKFLKLKISTSALRLIDKLGLEKVIARAKSKGL; from the coding sequence ATGTCAAGAAAGTGTCCGCTTACTGGGAAAAGACCTCGCCGTGGCAATAGCTACACAATTCGAGGTATTGCAAAAAAGAAAAAGGGAATCGGTTTAAAAGTTACAGGTAAAACCAGAAGACGTTTCTTCCCTAATATGGTTACGAAGAGACTCTGGTCTACCGAAGAAAATAAGTTTCTTAAACTTAAGATTTCCACTTCTGCTTTGCGTCTTATTGATAAGCTCGGCTTAGAAAAAGTAATAGCAAGAGCTAAAAGCAAAGGCTTATAA
- a CDS encoding 4-alpha-glucanotransferase, with product MNSFSKALRYIQDSPAKHSWKTLGTMPKHGIAVPLFSLHTQNSCGIGEYLDLIPMISWCQKHGFQIIQILPINDSGEDSSPYNSISSVALNPLYLSLSQLPYAKAIPYANAKIRTMQQLCKQPYVHYPQVKAAKWEFLRDYYQYAVQAGALKDEDFQIFCEKEQYWLRPYTVFRSIKHHLKGAPVNNWPKAYTDIKNFPDFEKQFKDENSFFAYVQFLCFQQMSQVKAFADNHRVFLKGDLPILISKDSCDVWYYRRFFSSAGSAGAPPDIYNTEGQNWHLPIYNMDTLAQDNYTWWKSRLRYAENFYSIYRLDHIIGFFRLWVWDSSGNGKFIPERSEDYLKQGTNILTHILKASRMLPIGEDLGSVPSDVKQTLSKLGICGTRIPRWERNWEGDGSFIPLDQYSPLSVTSLSTHDSDTLALWWRHSPKEAQQFAKFLGIFFTPALAEEDQKHILKLSHQTSSIFHINLINDYLALCPDLVSKNLQYERINIPGTVSKNNWVYRVKPSVEEMLTHDALNANISSILSGL from the coding sequence ATGAATTCTTTTTCTAAAGCTCTACGCTATATTCAAGATTCCCCAGCCAAACATAGCTGGAAAACTCTAGGGACTATGCCTAAGCACGGTATTGCTGTGCCTTTATTTTCTCTACACACACAAAATAGCTGTGGTATCGGAGAATACTTAGATCTTATTCCGATGATTTCCTGGTGTCAAAAACATGGATTTCAAATCATACAAATTCTCCCCATCAATGATAGTGGGGAAGATAGCAGCCCATATAATAGCATTTCTTCAGTAGCCTTAAATCCGCTGTATCTTTCCTTATCGCAACTTCCCTATGCCAAAGCCATTCCTTACGCTAATGCAAAGATAAGAACGATGCAACAGCTATGCAAGCAGCCTTACGTACACTATCCACAAGTAAAAGCTGCAAAATGGGAATTCCTTCGTGATTATTACCAATATGCTGTGCAAGCAGGCGCTTTAAAAGACGAAGATTTTCAAATTTTTTGCGAAAAAGAGCAGTATTGGTTACGCCCCTACACAGTGTTTCGCTCTATAAAACACCACTTAAAAGGCGCCCCAGTAAATAACTGGCCTAAGGCATACACGGATATCAAAAATTTCCCTGACTTTGAAAAGCAGTTTAAAGACGAGAACAGTTTTTTCGCCTATGTCCAATTTCTTTGCTTTCAGCAAATGTCGCAAGTAAAGGCCTTTGCTGATAATCATCGAGTTTTTCTTAAGGGTGATCTTCCTATTTTGATCAGTAAGGATAGTTGTGATGTTTGGTATTATCGCCGCTTCTTTTCTTCTGCAGGATCAGCGGGAGCCCCTCCCGATATTTATAATACCGAAGGGCAGAATTGGCACCTGCCTATCTATAATATGGACACCCTGGCTCAAGATAACTATACCTGGTGGAAATCTCGACTACGTTACGCAGAAAATTTCTATTCGATATATAGATTAGACCACATCATAGGATTCTTTCGCCTTTGGGTTTGGGATAGCTCTGGAAACGGCAAATTCATACCGGAACGTTCTGAAGATTATCTCAAACAAGGAACAAATATTCTTACCCACATCCTAAAAGCCTCTAGGATGCTGCCTATAGGAGAAGACTTAGGTAGTGTTCCCTCCGATGTAAAACAAACATTATCAAAATTGGGCATCTGTGGAACACGTATTCCCCGCTGGGAGCGTAATTGGGAAGGAGATGGAAGTTTTATTCCTTTGGATCAATATTCCCCTCTTTCGGTAACTTCATTATCTACTCATGATTCCGATACTTTAGCTCTTTGGTGGCGTCATTCCCCAAAAGAAGCTCAACAATTTGCTAAATTTTTAGGGATCTTTTTCACCCCAGCACTTGCAGAAGAAGATCAAAAACATATTCTAAAATTGTCTCATCAAACATCCTCTATTTTCCATATTAACCTGATAAACGACTACCTAGCCCTCTGTCCGGACCTCGTATCTAAAAATTTACAATACGAGCGTATTAACATCCCCGGTACGGTATCAAAAAATAACTGGGTATATAGGGTGAAGCCTTCTGTAGAAGAAATGCTGACTCACGATGCTTTGAATGCAAATATTTCTTCCATTCTCTCTGGTCTTTAA
- a CDS encoding CesT family type III secretion system chaperone, with protein MQNQFEQLLEALGEKMNTSLAPDKNQACLIRFSTTQVPVQLEEDSNSGDLAVGTILGLLPENVFRERIFKAALSVNASPQSNIKGILGYGELTQQLYLSDVLNMSYLNGEKLFHYLNLFSMHAKIWMAALESGNLPDLHQLGMYHL; from the coding sequence ATGCAAAATCAATTCGAACAACTTTTAGAAGCTCTAGGAGAAAAAATGAATACTTCTTTAGCTCCTGATAAAAACCAAGCGTGTTTGATTCGCTTCAGTACTACTCAAGTTCCTGTACAACTTGAAGAAGACTCAAATTCTGGGGACCTCGCCGTGGGAACTATTCTTGGTTTATTACCTGAAAACGTGTTTCGTGAACGTATTTTTAAAGCCGCTCTTTCTGTGAATGCCTCTCCTCAATCTAATATCAAGGGTATTCTTGGTTATGGAGAACTCACTCAACAGTTGTACTTATCCGATGTATTAAATATGAGTTATCTAAATGGAGAAAAACTTTTCCATTACTTAAATCTATTTTCTATGCATGCAAAAATCTGGATGGCAGCATTAGAATCAGGAAATCTTCCTGATTTACATCAGCTAGGGATGTATCACTTATAA